The following proteins are encoded in a genomic region of Candidatus Abyssobacteria bacterium SURF_5:
- a CDS encoding Do family serine endopeptidase — MNTSFIAGEKVQRKWGNILPLALAAVLVLSQPVLGQPKTYGPPPFDELVDSVKESVVNLSTTRVIQTSRLFDSENRLREFFGDEMFEKFFGQMPSELRTHALGSGFLIDREGRILTNNHVIENATEIKVTMQNQKVYDGVVVGRDPKTELALIKIVDDVELPRPAQLGDSDEIDVGDWVMAVGNPFGLGNTVTQGIISAKGRVIGGGNLSASYSDFLQTDAAINPGNSGGPLYNMSGQVVGINTAIVAQGQGIGFAIPINMAKDLLPQLKQGRVIRGWLGVAIQDVTPEMAEFFGLEEPRGVIIGQIIPGGPAEKAGLQQGDIVLSLNGQEIVDAQDLSRRVAELRPGQEVEFQIFRDGKSLPMTVALGEMPDETMEPEPQSPLMEEQTRFGFSVQDITGEIAEMLGISPEEKGVAIIEVEPGSPAAEAGLTAGDVIKQVNRRPVQNVREFQAAVRQRETKGLLLLLKRGEYSRFVIVQPLKNE, encoded by the coding sequence ATGAATACATCTTTCATAGCCGGAGAAAAAGTTCAGAGAAAGTGGGGGAACATCCTTCCGCTTGCTCTCGCAGCAGTCCTCGTCCTTTCGCAGCCTGTCCTCGGGCAGCCGAAAACCTATGGACCACCCCCATTTGATGAGTTGGTGGATTCAGTCAAAGAATCCGTCGTTAACTTGTCAACAACGCGGGTAATTCAAACTTCTCGCCTGTTTGACTCTGAGAACCGCCTTCGCGAATTTTTCGGGGATGAAATGTTCGAGAAGTTTTTCGGGCAGATGCCGAGCGAATTGAGGACTCACGCGTTGGGCTCCGGTTTTCTGATCGACCGCGAAGGTCGTATTCTGACCAACAACCATGTGATCGAGAATGCGACCGAAATAAAAGTGACTATGCAGAATCAGAAGGTTTACGATGGCGTCGTGGTGGGACGTGACCCAAAAACGGAATTGGCGCTGATTAAAATCGTGGATGATGTCGAACTTCCTCGACCCGCTCAACTGGGTGACTCCGACGAAATCGACGTAGGCGACTGGGTAATGGCGGTCGGAAATCCCTTCGGGCTCGGAAATACCGTAACGCAAGGGATCATCAGCGCCAAAGGGCGCGTCATTGGCGGCGGGAACCTGTCAGCAAGCTACAGTGATTTCCTGCAGACCGATGCCGCCATCAACCCCGGTAACAGCGGCGGCCCGTTGTACAACATGAGCGGACAAGTGGTCGGCATCAATACTGCCATCGTTGCCCAAGGCCAGGGGATTGGCTTTGCGATCCCCATAAACATGGCTAAAGACCTCCTCCCCCAGTTGAAGCAAGGGAGAGTAATCCGCGGATGGCTGGGCGTCGCCATCCAGGACGTGACTCCGGAAATGGCTGAGTTCTTTGGACTCGAAGAGCCGAGGGGCGTTATCATCGGCCAGATCATTCCGGGAGGACCCGCGGAAAAGGCGGGTTTGCAACAGGGGGATATCGTGCTATCTCTTAATGGCCAAGAGATTGTCGATGCCCAGGACCTGTCGCGACGTGTGGCTGAGTTGAGGCCCGGCCAAGAGGTTGAGTTCCAGATATTCCGGGACGGCAAGTCTCTGCCCATGACGGTTGCTCTCGGCGAGATGCCCGATGAAACCATGGAACCTGAGCCTCAATCCCCGCTCATGGAGGAGCAAACAAGGTTCGGCTTCTCAGTGCAGGACATCACCGGCGAAATTGCAGAGATGCTGGGGATCAGTCCTGAAGAAAAAGGGGTGGCGATCATAGAGGTCGAACCGGGAAGCCCTGCCGCGGAAGCGGGCCTCACCGCGGGCGATGTGATCAAGCAGGTCAACCGCCGCCCGGTTCAGAACGTCCGGGAATTCCAGGCGGCCGTTCGCCAGCGCGAGACCAAGGGCCTGCTCTTGCTGCTGAAGCGGGGAGAGTATTCCCGTTTCGTAATAGTCCAGCCGCTGAAAAACGAATAA
- a CDS encoding DUF362 domain-containing protein, protein MMRSGILGSGGDMAARINSCSNSQPVRKLDRRNFLLLAAGAGAGLIGAATGGDKISQALGASTQLEKPLVVDKSAVVVVRNEKLFKNGSGLRDDQVAQALSVGVAALFDNQDPVKNWRDLFKPSDIVGIKVNCIAGPELSTHPQVVMAIALQLQAAGVPAENIIVWDRTSRELTRAGYTVNTGNKGIRVYGTDAVGYEEKAVSHKSFNGRLSKILTRQITALINVPILKDHSGAGVTISMKNHYGSIQNPGNHHNNLCDPYIADLNSVDEIRSKTRLIVCDATRASCNGGPGYNAAFAWRYCGLLISRDPVALDTIGTGIIDERREQMGLPKLEKIGRYPRQLISAADNGLGNTESARIDLRSTIL, encoded by the coding sequence ATGATGCGTTCGGGGATTCTCGGAAGCGGAGGAGATATGGCTGCCAGAATAAATAGTTGTTCCAACTCACAGCCGGTGCGAAAACTCGACCGGCGAAACTTTCTTTTATTAGCGGCAGGAGCGGGAGCGGGACTGATTGGTGCCGCGACAGGCGGGGACAAGATTTCGCAAGCCCTCGGGGCCAGCACTCAATTGGAGAAACCTCTCGTCGTCGACAAAAGCGCTGTGGTTGTCGTTCGAAATGAAAAGCTCTTCAAGAACGGCTCCGGCCTCCGGGACGACCAGGTTGCGCAGGCGCTGAGTGTGGGGGTTGCCGCGCTCTTTGACAACCAGGACCCGGTAAAAAACTGGCGGGACCTGTTCAAACCCAGCGACATTGTCGGCATCAAGGTGAACTGCATTGCCGGCCCTGAGCTATCCACACACCCGCAAGTCGTCATGGCGATAGCGCTGCAGTTGCAGGCAGCCGGTGTTCCTGCCGAAAATATCATCGTTTGGGATCGCACCAGCCGCGAGTTAACTCGGGCCGGCTATACCGTCAACACGGGGAATAAAGGCATTCGGGTATATGGGACCGATGCGGTGGGATATGAGGAGAAGGCTGTCAGCCACAAGAGTTTCAACGGCCGCCTCAGCAAGATATTGACCCGGCAGATCACCGCTCTTATCAATGTCCCGATCCTCAAGGATCATAGCGGCGCCGGCGTCACCATATCGATGAAAAATCACTACGGCTCTATCCAGAATCCTGGCAATCATCACAATAATTTATGCGACCCGTACATTGCCGACCTCAACTCGGTGGACGAGATTCGTTCCAAGACCAGGCTGATCGTCTGCGATGCAACCCGTGCGAGCTGTAACGGCGGTCCGGGATATAATGCCGCCTTTGCCTGGCGCTACTGCGGATTGCTGATCTCGCGCGATCCGGTTGCGCTCGATACGATCGGAACCGGGATCATAGATGAGCGCCGCGAGCAGATGGGACTGCCGAAACTCGAGAAAATTGGCCGATATCCTCGCCAGCTCATTTCGGCAGCCGATAATGGGTTGGGCAATACCGAATCTGCCAGGATCGATCTGCGAAGCACGATTCTGTGA
- a CDS encoding FHA domain-containing protein has protein sequence MKLVLIKGSGEIREFRLHDGINTIGRGVTNRIRLLDPGVSRRHCRIRKLGLSLFLSDLGTKNGTHVNGQSVKEQELKLFDEIKIGKTILKLVEQDYPSEMALQTSEPGFLRNLLNFFLRRKYQPAEQAGNDFARFARKSRKKIWRPRLDTDPPEAHVDTAFSHTDPDS, from the coding sequence ATGAAGCTCGTTCTTATCAAAGGCAGCGGAGAGATCAGGGAATTCAGGCTTCACGACGGGATCAACACCATCGGTCGCGGAGTGACCAATCGTATACGGCTGCTTGATCCGGGCGTCTCCAGGAGACACTGCAGAATCCGCAAACTGGGGCTGTCGCTCTTCCTTTCGGATCTGGGAACAAAGAATGGCACGCACGTCAACGGACAATCCGTGAAAGAGCAGGAACTGAAACTCTTCGATGAAATCAAAATCGGAAAAACAATCTTGAAACTTGTGGAACAGGATTATCCGTCCGAAATGGCGCTGCAAACAAGCGAGCCAGGCTTCCTGAGAAACCTGTTGAATTTCTTCTTGCGGAGAAAATACCAGCCCGCCGAGCAGGCCGGGAATGACTTTGCCCGATTCGCGCGGAAGAGCCGCAAAAAAATCTGGCGCCCCAGATTAGACACCGATCCGCCGGAAGCGCACGTCGATACTGCCTTCTCGCACACCGATCCGGATTCCTGA
- the mqnE gene encoding aminofutalosine synthase MqnE produces the protein MKDSEPSAIVTDILQKSEFADLYRKVQSGQRLSREDGLRLYRSSDIIAIGHLANVVRERKNGDAAYYVVNVHINYSNVCKNKCRFCAFSRGSSHDEGAYEMTVEEVLERAKRVKLVGATELHIVGGAHPDWLFSRYLQMIGKLHNAFPDVHLQAFTAVEVAHIAEVAKLSVRETLVELKKAGLGSLPGGGAEIFSPRVRSLVCPEKLSGERWLEVMREAHRLGIRSNATMLYGHVETDEERIDHMLKLRELQDETGGFMSFIPLAFHPANTQLSEQPGTTGMTDLKSLAIGRLMLDNFDHIKAFWIMLGIKLAQVSLWFGVDDIDGTVVEERITHSAGAETPQALTVQELRRLILEAGRVPVERDTLYRYVEREPMGALE, from the coding sequence ATGAAAGATTCAGAGCCGAGCGCAATAGTTACGGACATCCTTCAGAAAAGCGAATTCGCCGACCTCTACCGCAAAGTACAAAGCGGGCAACGGCTCTCGCGCGAGGATGGGCTGCGTCTGTATCGGAGCAGCGACATCATCGCCATCGGCCATTTGGCCAACGTCGTGCGCGAGCGGAAAAATGGAGATGCCGCTTATTATGTGGTCAACGTTCACATCAACTACTCCAATGTCTGCAAGAACAAATGCCGGTTCTGCGCCTTCAGCCGGGGCAGCTCACACGATGAAGGCGCCTACGAGATGACCGTGGAAGAAGTATTAGAGCGTGCCAAGCGAGTTAAACTGGTTGGCGCTACCGAACTTCACATTGTTGGTGGAGCACATCCGGATTGGCTTTTTTCGCGGTACCTCCAGATGATAGGGAAACTGCATAACGCCTTTCCGGACGTACATCTACAGGCATTTACCGCTGTCGAGGTGGCGCATATAGCCGAAGTGGCAAAACTCAGTGTTCGGGAGACACTCGTGGAACTCAAAAAAGCCGGCCTTGGCTCGCTTCCCGGCGGCGGCGCCGAGATTTTTTCTCCGCGAGTCCGTTCGCTCGTGTGTCCGGAGAAACTGTCGGGCGAACGCTGGCTCGAAGTGATGCGCGAGGCTCATCGGCTTGGGATTCGCAGCAACGCGACAATGCTTTATGGCCATGTAGAGACGGATGAAGAACGAATCGATCATATGCTGAAACTGCGCGAGCTGCAGGATGAGACCGGCGGCTTCATGAGCTTTATTCCGCTCGCGTTTCACCCGGCCAATACTCAATTAAGCGAGCAGCCCGGAACAACCGGAATGACCGACCTCAAGTCGCTCGCAATCGGGAGATTGATGCTGGACAACTTCGACCACATCAAAGCATTCTGGATCATGCTGGGGATCAAACTTGCGCAGGTTTCGTTGTGGTTCGGCGTTGACGACATAGACGGTACGGTGGTCGAGGAGCGGATCACGCATTCAGCCGGCGCGGAGACGCCGCAAGCGCTGACCGTGCAGGAATTGAGGCGGCTGATACTCGAAGCAGGCAGGGTCCCGGTGGAGAGGGATACGCTCTATCGATACGTCGAGCGCGAGCCGATGGGAGCGCTTGAATGA
- a CDS encoding DUF1573 domain-containing protein, with protein MRRFTLIALAIVAAALLIFILDEEVVAQFDAGRRRLTVEKALHDFGQVEEGEIVSASFIIFNGTDEPVRIESARSDRADTKCNCSARLLPPGEHAKLEATLDTASLRGKVVRNISLAVHDPDRRELSFTLSVTVEPLLAFIQPFVFVGQLPKGASYSGKIRLVGKLAAEKKPSELTVETSVRGIEAFIVSRAGPRQELEMHYVLLPELRAGSFEEMITVAAENPSASAQLQLIGQKLGDITVHPDRLHFFSTDHAGEPSQTIEFTSEKTFHITGIEDAGGSLEYELLMLEEGKRYRLDVRLRNRSQANILGLLKVHTDLAEQPLIDIPVIGGSR; from the coding sequence ATGCGACGTTTCACGCTGATTGCCTTGGCAATCGTTGCTGCGGCCCTCTTGATTTTTATTTTGGACGAAGAGGTGGTGGCGCAGTTTGATGCCGGCCGAAGGCGTCTGACGGTCGAAAAGGCGCTGCACGATTTCGGGCAGGTTGAGGAAGGCGAAATCGTCAGCGCTTCTTTCATCATTTTCAATGGAACTGATGAACCTGTTCGCATAGAGAGTGCACGCTCGGACCGGGCCGATACCAAGTGCAATTGCTCTGCCCGGCTACTACCGCCAGGCGAGCACGCGAAGCTTGAGGCGACTCTTGATACCGCCAGCCTGCGCGGAAAAGTGGTCAGGAACATATCACTTGCGGTTCATGATCCGGACCGGCGCGAGCTTTCGTTTACTCTTTCCGTGACCGTTGAGCCGCTGCTTGCATTTATCCAACCATTTGTGTTCGTGGGACAGCTTCCGAAAGGAGCGTCGTATTCGGGAAAGATTCGGCTGGTTGGGAAACTGGCGGCTGAAAAGAAACCTTCCGAATTAACCGTAGAAACGTCAGTGCGAGGAATTGAAGCCTTCATCGTCTCACGGGCGGGACCCCGGCAGGAGTTGGAGATGCACTATGTTCTGCTGCCGGAACTGCGAGCGGGCTCATTTGAAGAAATGATTACCGTTGCCGCGGAGAATCCGTCTGCGTCCGCCCAGTTGCAACTGATTGGGCAGAAACTGGGTGATATCACAGTTCATCCCGATCGGCTTCATTTTTTTTCTACAGACCATGCCGGCGAACCAAGCCAAACAATTGAATTCACATCTGAAAAAACCTTCCATATAACGGGGATAGAGGATGCCGGCGGTTCTTTGGAGTATGAGCTTCTTATGCTCGAAGAAGGTAAGAGATACAGACTGGATGTGCGCCTGAGGAACCGATCTCAGGCAAACATCCTCGGACTATTGAAAGTGCATACGGATTTGGCGGAGCAGCCTCTCATAGACATTCCTGTTATTGGCGGCTCCAGATAG
- the mqnC gene encoding dehypoxanthine futalosine cyclase: protein MPLQPTDVLRSVLQGQRLSEEAALALFERCDVLSLGGVADEIRKRLHPEPIISYVVDRNINYTNICISRCSFCAFYRSAGASDAYVLSRRQLFQKIKETIGLGGTQILLQGGLHPDLRLQFYCDMLRFIKREFTIHIHGFSPPEIIHFARLNSMSIAEIISRLRAAGLDTIPGGGAEILSERVRSEMSPHKCSADEWLRVMKIAHEMGMRTTATMMFAHSENYAERVEHLSKIRQLQDETKGFTAFIPWTFQPFNTRLGGMPVFGVEYLKTLAISRIFLDNILNIQASWVTQGSKIAQLALRFGANDLGSTMIEENVVRAAGVSYRMSLSEMKGLIADAGFQPRQRDCYYNFIDGVSEKGN from the coding sequence TTGCCGTTACAACCGACTGATGTGTTGCGTTCCGTTCTGCAAGGGCAGCGACTGAGCGAGGAGGCGGCGCTTGCGCTTTTTGAGAGATGCGACGTATTATCGCTAGGGGGCGTTGCCGATGAGATACGGAAGCGCTTGCATCCGGAGCCAATCATATCTTACGTGGTCGATCGGAATATCAATTACACCAATATCTGCATTTCGCGTTGCAGCTTCTGCGCGTTTTACCGATCGGCCGGCGCATCCGATGCGTATGTACTCTCTCGGAGACAACTCTTTCAGAAGATAAAGGAAACCATCGGCCTGGGGGGGACGCAGATACTCCTGCAAGGCGGTCTTCATCCGGATCTGCGGCTGCAATTCTACTGCGACATGCTCCGCTTCATCAAGCGCGAATTCACCATCCATATTCACGGTTTTTCGCCTCCCGAGATCATTCATTTCGCCCGATTGAACTCGATGTCGATAGCCGAGATCATCTCGCGTCTTCGAGCAGCCGGGCTCGACACCATTCCCGGAGGAGGCGCCGAAATTCTTTCTGAGCGGGTGCGTTCGGAGATGAGTCCTCACAAGTGCAGTGCCGACGAATGGCTGCGGGTAATGAAAATTGCACATGAGATGGGGATGCGGACGACGGCGACAATGATGTTCGCGCATTCTGAGAATTACGCCGAGCGGGTTGAGCATCTGTCAAAGATCCGGCAACTCCAGGATGAGACCAAAGGCTTCACCGCCTTTATTCCCTGGACCTTCCAGCCGTTCAATACTCGTCTTGGGGGGATGCCGGTCTTCGGAGTCGAATACCTGAAGACGCTGGCGATCTCGCGAATTTTTCTCGATAACATCCTGAACATACAGGCTTCATGGGTGACGCAGGGATCGAAGATTGCGCAGCTTGCATTGCGGTTCGGCGCAAACGATTTGGGCAGCACAATGATTGAGGAGAACGTCGTCCGAGCGGCGGGCGTCAGTTACCGAATGAGTTTGTCCGAAATGAAGGGGCTAATAGCCGACGCCGGTTTCCAGCCTCGGCAGCGCGACTGTTATTACAATTTTATTGACGGCGTTTCCGAAAAAGGGAACTGA
- the speB gene encoding agmatinase, producing MCFEKRKCQVRRMEMQAEQRIGFGYEGVPSFCRTPLCCNLEELETDVAIAGICIDTGTTYRSGTRFGPKAIREASMIYSMGYLPQLGFFDVEQQTYLLSGVRMVDCGDIPTIPTLLTETMDIITQSIREVRARGAMPVILGGDHSISFPIVRAFDDLELHLVQFDTHLDLMDDVFGIRHSHANPMKRISELKNVTGLTHIGIRGLQNPPDWSERTLHPKSSVYTAAQVHANGVEAIAAQIPSCDNLYISIDIDSLDPSVAPGTGTPEFGGLSYLQLRQFLMACAKKGRLAGFDLVEVNPLYDPTGRTAQVAARLILDLLGAAWPERPPL from the coding sequence ATGTGCTTCGAAAAAAGGAAATGCCAGGTTCGGAGGATGGAGATGCAAGCGGAACAACGAATCGGATTCGGTTATGAGGGAGTTCCCAGCTTCTGCCGAACGCCTCTGTGCTGTAACCTTGAGGAACTGGAAACGGATGTTGCAATCGCAGGCATTTGCATTGACACAGGCACCACCTACCGTTCCGGTACCCGATTCGGCCCAAAGGCGATTCGGGAAGCCTCAATGATCTATTCTATGGGATATCTGCCGCAGTTGGGCTTTTTTGACGTCGAACAGCAAACGTACCTGCTCTCCGGCGTTCGCATGGTCGACTGTGGAGACATTCCCACCATCCCCACGTTGTTAACCGAGACAATGGACATCATCACACAGTCCATACGCGAAGTCAGAGCCCGCGGCGCCATGCCTGTGATTTTGGGCGGCGATCACTCGATCAGTTTTCCGATAGTGCGCGCTTTCGATGACCTTGAACTGCACCTTGTTCAGTTCGATACCCATTTGGATTTGATGGACGATGTCTTTGGGATCAGACATAGCCATGCGAATCCGATGAAACGAATCTCCGAACTCAAGAACGTCACCGGTCTCACCCATATCGGAATCCGCGGCCTGCAGAATCCGCCCGATTGGTCCGAAAGAACACTCCACCCGAAATCCTCAGTCTATACAGCGGCTCAGGTCCATGCAAATGGTGTCGAAGCCATCGCAGCACAGATTCCCTCGTGCGACAATCTCTATATAAGCATTGATATCGATTCCCTCGATCCATCGGTGGCGCCCGGAACCGGAACGCCCGAATTCGGCGGGCTCAGCTATTTGCAGCTCCGCCAATTCCTCATGGCCTGCGCGAAAAAAGGGAGGCTTGCCGGCTTCGATCTGGTCGAGGTCAACCCGCTGTATGATCCTACCGGCAGAACCGCGCAAGTGGCCGCTCGTTTGATCCTCGATCTGCTCGGGGCAGCGTGGCCGGAGCGGCCGCCTCTATGA
- a CDS encoding glycoside hydrolase family 1 protein, whose product MALASVLEFPAGFLWGAATAAHQVEGNTSNSDWWEWERRRGTIADGTTSEVACDQYNRFRSDFDLVKELGHNAHRLSLEWSRIEPEEGVFAAPALQHYRQVLEALRERGIEPMLTLHHFTNPIWFARMGGWENPRSVEYFTRFAKVVAGEYGELVDYWITINEPAVYALMGYIDGIWPPGSKSFRHAALVLTNMLRAHGVAYHIIHETSRGRRCNVGIAKHIRIIDPLRPGKLMDRAAARMADFIFNQWFLDAVETGRLAWPIGMGQKVQLLSATQDFIGLNYYSREMMKFSLFQPQSLFLKTLTRPGAPTNDLGWEIYPEGLYRVLVRLKKYRRPIHITENGIAAADDSLRQAYLRDHLVQVHRAISKGVDVRGYFHWSLIDNFEWEEGLTPRFGLIHIDYATQKRTPRPSAAIFKKIASQNKVDTGWFA is encoded by the coding sequence ATGGCCTTAGCTTCGGTGTTGGAATTTCCGGCGGGTTTCCTCTGGGGCGCGGCTACCGCCGCGCACCAGGTGGAAGGGAACACCAGCAACAGCGACTGGTGGGAATGGGAACGCCGCCGCGGCACAATAGCGGACGGGACCACCTCCGAAGTGGCATGCGATCAATACAATCGATTTCGTTCCGACTTTGATCTTGTAAAGGAGTTGGGACACAATGCGCACCGCCTGTCTCTGGAGTGGAGCCGCATTGAACCGGAGGAAGGCGTATTTGCCGCGCCCGCATTACAACACTATCGTCAGGTCCTCGAGGCGCTTCGCGAGCGCGGGATCGAGCCCATGCTGACCCTGCACCACTTCACGAATCCGATCTGGTTTGCGCGGATGGGCGGCTGGGAGAATCCCAGATCGGTGGAGTATTTCACCCGTTTCGCGAAGGTAGTTGCCGGCGAATACGGCGAACTGGTGGATTACTGGATCACGATCAACGAGCCTGCCGTCTACGCGCTTATGGGGTACATCGACGGAATCTGGCCGCCCGGTTCGAAGAGCTTTCGGCACGCCGCCCTGGTTCTGACCAATATGCTTCGCGCTCATGGGGTAGCATATCACATCATACACGAGACATCGCGCGGCCGCCGCTGTAATGTCGGCATCGCCAAGCATATCCGGATCATCGACCCGCTTCGGCCGGGGAAACTGATGGATCGCGCAGCCGCGAGGATGGCGGATTTTATTTTCAATCAGTGGTTTCTTGATGCAGTCGAGACGGGGCGCCTGGCCTGGCCGATCGGGATGGGGCAAAAGGTTCAGCTTCTTTCGGCGACCCAGGATTTTATCGGCCTCAACTACTATTCGCGCGAGATGATGAAATTCAGTCTGTTTCAGCCGCAGTCCCTGTTCCTGAAAACGCTTACGCGCCCAGGCGCTCCGACAAACGATCTTGGATGGGAGATATATCCTGAAGGACTATACCGGGTGCTGGTCCGGCTCAAAAAATACCGGAGGCCCATCCATATCACGGAGAACGGGATTGCGGCGGCGGATGACTCATTGCGACAAGCTTATCTGAGGGACCATCTGGTACAGGTTCACCGGGCGATTTCGAAAGGAGTCGATGTCAGGGGATATTTTCATTGGTCGCTGATCGACAATTTCGAGTGGGAAGAGGGACTGACCCCTCGCTTCGGCCTCATCCACATCGACTATGCCACGCAGAAGCGAACGCCGCGTCCCAGCGCTGCAATATTTAAAAAGATAGCGTCTCAGAACAAAGTCGATACCGGCTGGTTTGCGTGA